In one Lolium rigidum isolate FL_2022 chromosome 3, APGP_CSIRO_Lrig_0.1, whole genome shotgun sequence genomic region, the following are encoded:
- the LOC124700565 gene encoding histone H2B.1-like: protein MAPKAEKKPAAKKPVEDEPAAESAAKAPAAKKPKAGKSLPAGKTAAKDGVDKKSKKKAKKSVETYKIYIFKVLKQVHPDIGISSKAMSIMNSFINDIFEKLAGESAKLARYNKKPTITSREIQTSVRLVLPGELAKHAVSEGTKAVTKFTSS, encoded by the coding sequence ATGGCGCccaaggccgagaagaagccggCGGCGAAGAAGCCGGTGGAGGACGAACCCGCGGCGGAGTCGGCCGCGAAGGCGCCGGCCGCGAAGAAGCCCAAGGCCGGGAAGAGCCTGCCCGCCGGCAAGACCGCCGCCAAGGACGGCGTCGACAAGAAGTccaagaagaaggccaagaagAGCGTCGAGACGTACAAGATCTACATCTTCAAGGTGCTCAAGCAGGTGCACCCCGACATCGGCATCTCCTCCAAGGCCATGTCCATCATGAACTCCTTCATCAACGACATATTCGAGAAGCTCGCCGGCGAGTCGGCCAAGCTCGCGCGCTACAACAAGAAGCCCACCATCACCTCCCGGGAGATCCAGACCTCGGTGCGCCTCGTCCTCCCCGGGGAGCTCGCGAAGCACGCCGTGTCAGAGGGGACCAAGGCCGTCACCAAGTTCACCTCCTCCTAG
- the LOC124697469 gene encoding pentatricopeptide repeat-containing protein At3g22670, mitochondrial-like codes for MRRCCQLVILSPMRKHRPHKGNHAASCFCTAGFGLPDWFRNPKKDGGSIDDDNNNDDFVLPITYDSVEQRSHGGSSRPLSILPGCSTPASHEDAEFEADVDEVSRILSSRFASPEAIVIAMDCCPVRVSGRMVDKILRRFGSDWVAAFGFFMWAGTQEGYCHAAESYDLMVDVLGKFKQFDLMWGLVSQMDEIGGLVSLATMTKVMRRLAGASRWTDAIEAFNKMDRFGVVKDTKAMNVLLDTLCKERSVKRARGVFRELRGTVPPDEGSFNTLVHGWCKARMLNEARDAMKEMEEHGFSPSVITYTSLIEAYCMEKDFRTVYAILNTMRSKGCPPNVITYTIVMHALGKAGRTQEALDVFDRVKRDGCVPDASFYNSLIYILGRAGRLEDANSMVDEMCRTGVPPNVATFNTLISAACDHSQAENALKLLVKMEVHSCKPDIKTYTPLLKLCCKKQWMKILLFLVCHMFKKDITPDFSTYTLLVSWLCRNGKPAQSCLFLEEMVLKGFTPKQETFDLVMEKLDKGNLHSAKKKVQLLILQAAAAKHTGSSNLSKDAAAAQHCSVLSDTCGHES; via the coding sequence ATGCGCCGGTGCTGCCAGCTGGTTATACTGTCACCGATGCGTAAGCACCGGCCACATAAAGGCAACCACGCAGCGTCATGCTTCTGCACCGCAGGCTTCGGGCTGCCCGACTGGTTCAGGAACCCAAAGAAGGACGGCGGCTCTATCGATGACGATAACAACAACGACGACTTTGTGCTCCCGATAACCTACGATTCCGTGGAGCAACGTAGCCACGGAGGCAGCTCGAGACCGCTGTCGATCCTCCCCGGCTGCTCGACCCCCGCCTCCCACGAGGACGCCGAGTTCGAGGCTGACGTCGACGAGGTGAGCAGGATCCTGAGCTCTCGCTTCGCGTCTCCGGAGGCCATCGTGATAGCCATGGACTGCTGCCCCGTCAGGGTGTCAGGCCGCATGGTCGACAAGATTCTGAGGAGGTTTGGCAGCGATTGGGTGGCGGCCTTCGGGTTCTTCATGTGGGCAGGCACTCAGGAAGGGTACTGCCACGCTGCTGAGTCGTACGACCTGATGGTTGACGTACTAGGGAAGTTCAAACAGTTTGATTTGATGTGGGGCTTGGTCAGTCAGATGGACGAGATTGGGGGTTTGGTGTCGTTGGCAACCATGACGAAGGTGATGAGGAGGCTTGCTGGGGCCAGCCGGTGGACCGATGCCATAGAAGCTTTCAATAAGATGGACCGGTTTGGTGTTGTGAAGGACACCAAGGCCATGAATGTGCTCCTGGACACGTTGTGCAAGGAGAGGAGCGTGAAGCGTGCAAGAGGCGTGTTCCGAGAGTTGAGGGGCACGGTACCTCCCGACGAGGGTAGCTTCAACACGTTGGTCCATGGGTGGTGCAAGGCACGGATGCTGAACGAAGCTCGTGATGCGATGAAGGAGATGGAGGAGCATGGCTTCAGTCCTTCGGTCATAACATACACCAGCCTAATAGAAGCATACTGCATGGAGAAAGATTTTCGGACTGTTTACGCCATCTTAAACACGATGCGCTCCAAAGGATGCCCTCCAAATGTTATCACATACACGATTGTGATGCACGCACTAGGGAAGGCCGGAAGAACGCAAGAAGCTTTGGATGTATTTGACAGGGTGAAGAGGGATGGCTGTGTCCCAGATGCGTCCTTCTACAACTCTCTCATTTATATACTCGGCAGAGCAGGGAGACTGGAGGATGCAAACTCTATGGTTGATGAGATGTGCAGAACCGGAGTTCCCCCCAACGTTGCTACCTTCAACACCTTGATTTCTGCTGCCTGTGACCATTCTCAGGCAGAGAATGCCCTGAAGCTGCTGGTTAAGATGGAGGTTCATTCATGCAAGCCTGACATAAAGACATACACCCCATTGCTGAAGCTGTGCTGTAAAAAACAATGGATGAAGATACTTCTGTTCCTGGTATGCCACATGTTTAAAAAGGACATCACCCCTGATTTCAGCACTTATACCTTGTTGGTAAGTTGGCTATGCCGAAACGGGAAGCCTGCTCAGTCTTGCCTGTTTCTGGAGGAGATGGTGCTGAAGGGTTTTACGCCGAAGCAAGAAACATTTGATCTTGTGATGGAGAAGCTTGATAAGGGGAATCTGCATTCAGCAAAGAAAAAGGTTCAACTTCTTATTCTGCAGGCAGCTGCTGCGAAGCACACTGGCTCCTCTAATTTGAGTAAGGATGCTGCTGCTGCACAACATTGTTCTGTACTGTCAGACACTTGTGGTCATGAATCTTAG